In Sphingomonas sp. LR60, the following are encoded in one genomic region:
- a CDS encoding helix-turn-helix domain-containing protein translates to MKSRLYVGAQLRALRAAAQLNQRAMAARLGLSVSYLSQLESDERPLTAAVSAALAQHFPAALADIEGAVPARRLVALREALADPAVAPLAPEEIARLAEERPALADRMIALHAAKRAAEERVALAEEALTAGVGARLPWEAVRDWFHEAGNYIDPLDRAAEEWALAHHATPIDAALAAQGVTLFDEAREDAPLARFDGGVLRLNAALPPESRRFLIAHRIAALAFAAPIAAIVAASGLAQPEARRLLAIGLANYAAGAMLMPYQAFRTAARDVRHDIDRLSRRFGTSFEQACHRLSTLQRPGAEGIPFYFCRVDMAGNITKRHSATRLQFARFGGACPLWHVHEAVAIPDRILVQHAETPDGVRYVSMANGLVKPSGRFARAPRRYAVALGCEVAHAADFVYADAVDLRAATPIGISCRLCPRSDCDQRAFPPTDRAIVVEAEVRGVVPYRVI, encoded by the coding sequence GTGAAATCCCGCCTCTACGTCGGTGCGCAACTCCGCGCGCTTCGCGCCGCGGCCCAGCTCAACCAGCGCGCGATGGCCGCCCGCCTTGGCCTGTCGGTCAGCTATCTGTCGCAACTCGAAAGTGACGAACGCCCGCTTACCGCCGCCGTCAGCGCGGCGTTGGCGCAGCACTTCCCCGCCGCGCTTGCCGATATCGAGGGCGCCGTGCCGGCGCGCCGGCTGGTGGCATTGCGCGAGGCGCTCGCCGATCCCGCCGTCGCCCCGCTCGCGCCCGAGGAGATCGCGCGCCTCGCCGAGGAACGCCCCGCGCTCGCCGACCGGATGATCGCGCTCCACGCCGCGAAGCGCGCCGCCGAGGAACGCGTCGCGCTCGCCGAGGAAGCGCTGACCGCGGGCGTCGGTGCGCGCTTGCCGTGGGAGGCGGTGCGCGACTGGTTCCACGAGGCGGGCAATTACATCGACCCGCTCGATCGCGCCGCCGAGGAATGGGCGCTGGCGCATCACGCGACGCCGATCGATGCAGCGTTGGCGGCGCAAGGCGTGACGCTGTTCGACGAAGCGCGGGAGGATGCGCCGCTCGCGCGCTTCGACGGCGGGGTGCTGCGGCTCAATGCCGCGCTGCCGCCGGAAAGCCGCCGCTTCCTGATCGCGCACCGCATCGCCGCGCTCGCCTTCGCCGCGCCCATCGCGGCGATCGTCGCGGCCTCGGGTCTGGCGCAGCCGGAGGCGCGGCGGCTGCTGGCGATCGGGCTCGCCAATTACGCGGCCGGCGCAATGCTGATGCCGTATCAGGCATTCCGCACCGCCGCGCGCGACGTGCGCCACGATATCGACCGGCTGTCGCGGCGGTTCGGCACCAGCTTCGAACAGGCGTGCCACCGGCTGTCGACGCTGCAACGCCCCGGCGCGGAGGGCATTCCCTTCTATTTCTGTCGTGTCGACATGGCGGGCAACATCACCAAGCGCCATTCGGCCACCCGGCTGCAATTCGCGCGCTTCGGCGGCGCGTGCCCGTTGTGGCACGTCCATGAGGCGGTCGCGATTCCGGATCGCATCCTCGTGCAACACGCCGAGACGCCCGATGGGGTGCGCTATGTTTCGATGGCCAATGGGCTGGTCAAACCTTCGGGGCGGTTCGCGCGCGCGCCACGCCGCTACGCGGTCGCATTGGGGTGCGAGGTGGCCCATGCCGCCGACTTCGTCTACGCCGATGCGGTCGATCTGCGCGCCGCGACCCCGATCGGGATCAGTTGCCGTCTCTGCCCGCGATCGGACTGCGACCAGCGGGCGTTCCCGCCGACCGATCGCGCGATCGTGGTCGAAGCCGAGGTTCGCGGGGTCGTGCCCTATCGCGTCATATAG
- a CDS encoding TfoX/Sxy family DNA transformation protein, which produces MTTFRCDAVSASIARLVELKNVCAKSAGWLIDVGVDSPERLVEIGAVEAYCRIKAAHPRDVSLCAVWALQGAIDGVASHHLPADVKQALKDAVKERQ; this is translated from the coding sequence ATGACAACATTCCGTTGTGACGCCGTTTCGGCCTCAATCGCTCGGCTGGTCGAACTGAAGAATGTCTGCGCGAAAAGCGCCGGCTGGCTGATCGATGTCGGTGTCGATTCGCCCGAACGACTCGTAGAGATCGGCGCGGTCGAGGCATATTGCCGCATCAAAGCCGCTCATCCGAGGGACGTCAGCCTTTGTGCGGTATGGGCGCTGCAGGGCGCAATCGACGGTGTCGCGTCACACCATCTGCCGGCAGACGTCAAGCAGGCGTTGAAGGACGCCGTGAAGGAACGCCAATGA
- the mce gene encoding methylmalonyl-CoA epimerase, whose translation MTLGRLNHVGVATPSIAKSIETYKTLLGAEGIGVPFDLPAQGVKVCFIDAPNTQIELIEPYDDTSPIAGFLKKNPAGGQHHVCFEVPDIHAAVADLKDKGATILGEPRIGAHGTPIVFVHPRDMGGVLVELMETPQEGAH comes from the coding sequence ATGACCCTCGGCCGTCTCAACCATGTCGGCGTCGCCACGCCGTCGATCGCGAAGTCAATCGAGACGTATAAAACCCTGCTCGGCGCGGAGGGGATCGGGGTGCCGTTCGATCTGCCAGCGCAGGGCGTCAAAGTGTGCTTCATCGACGCGCCCAACACGCAGATCGAGCTGATCGAACCGTATGACGACACTTCCCCCATCGCCGGCTTCCTGAAGAAGAACCCCGCCGGCGGCCAGCACCACGTCTGTTTCGAGGTGCCCGATATCCACGCCGCGGTCGCCGACCTCAAGGACAAAGGCGCGACGATCCTCGGCGAACCGCGGATCGGCGCGCATGGTACGCCGATCGTCTTCGTCCACCCGCGCGACATGGGCGGCGTGCTGGTCGAACTGATGGAAACCCCGCAGGAGGGCGCGCATTGA
- a CDS encoding enoyl-CoA hydratase-related protein, giving the protein MTYETITFDVSDRVATLAIDRPARMNALTPRVFAELTAAIDAALEQGARAIVLTGTGGAFCSGADLVGDAKDPGAAPMPRDLGESLDTSYNPFVRKVAALDVPLLTAINGPAVGAGLGLALLGDISVMARSAYVLLAFVNIGLVPDAGATWLVAKAAGRTKALEMALLGERVSADDALAAGLVTRVVDDAQVLAETQQLAAKLAAGPSVAIGMIRKQVAAALSLDLDQSLAVERENQTRAGHTRDFAEAVRAFGEKRKPVFEGR; this is encoded by the coding sequence TTGACCTACGAGACGATCACCTTCGACGTCAGCGATCGTGTCGCGACGCTCGCGATCGACCGGCCCGCGCGGATGAACGCGCTCACCCCGCGCGTCTTCGCCGAATTGACCGCCGCGATCGACGCCGCGCTCGAACAGGGCGCGCGCGCGATCGTGCTGACCGGCACGGGCGGGGCGTTCTGCTCGGGCGCGGACCTGGTTGGCGACGCCAAGGATCCTGGGGCTGCACCCATGCCGCGCGACCTCGGCGAGTCGCTCGACACCAGCTACAACCCCTTCGTTCGCAAGGTCGCCGCGCTCGACGTGCCGCTCCTCACCGCGATCAACGGCCCGGCGGTCGGCGCGGGGCTGGGGCTGGCGTTGCTCGGCGATATCAGCGTCATGGCGCGCTCGGCCTATGTGCTGCTCGCCTTCGTCAACATCGGGCTGGTCCCCGATGCCGGCGCGACATGGCTGGTCGCCAAGGCGGCCGGGCGCACCAAGGCGCTGGAGATGGCGCTGCTCGGCGAGCGCGTCTCTGCCGACGACGCGCTCGCCGCCGGGCTGGTGACGCGCGTCGTCGACGATGCGCAGGTGCTCGCCGAAACGCAGCAGCTTGCGGCAAAGCTCGCCGCCGGGCCATCGGTCGCGATCGGGATGATCCGCAAGCAGGTCGCCGCCGCTTTGTCGCTCGACCTCGACCAGTCGCTGGCGGTCGAGCGCGAGAACCAGACCCGCGCCGGCCACACCCGCGACTTCGCCGAAGCGGTGCGCGCGTTCGGCGAGAAGCGTAAGCCGGTCTTCGAGGGTCGCTGA
- the scpA gene encoding methylmalonyl-CoA mutase, with translation MAEERNIGEDSGAAAAIGTPAPTGTESWTAAAAKEVKGRDLTWRTPEGIDVKPLYTPADVEGWDPGLPGFAPFARGVRASMYAGRPWTIRQYAGFSTAEESNAFYHRNLKAGQKGLSVAFDLATHRGYDSDHPRVTGDVGKAGVAIDTVEDMKILFDGIPLDEMSVSMTMNGAVIPILAFFIVAGEEQGVDRKLLDGTIQNDILKEFMVRNTYIYPPEPSMRIISDIFAYTSAEMPKFNSISISGYHMQEAGATQVQELAFTIADGMEYVKYGVASGLDIDKFAGRLSFFFAIGMNFFMEIAKLRAARVLWHRVMTELGAKDERSKMLRTHCQTSGVSLTEQDPYNNVMRTTIEAMAAMLGGTQSLHTNALDEAIALPTDFSARIARNTQLVIQEETGMTNVVDPLGGSYYVEALTKRLVDDAWTIIERVEREGGMAKAVAAGWPKAMIEEASAARAARVDRGEDVIVGVNKYRKENEDPVEILAIDNHAVRDAQVRRIREVKAARDEAKARAALDALRDGARGDANLLALAVDCARARATLGEISSAMEEVFGRYGTQPTPVKGVYGGAYTDDARWTRLEDGVAATERRLGRKPRMLVAKMGQDGHDRGANLVSSMFGDLGFEIVPGPLFQTPEEAAKLALEKDVDVVGASSLAAGHKTLIPELIGHLRDAGRADIKVIAGGVIPAQDYQALFDAGVQAIFGPGTNLITAAEEVLRLLGHNMPPQGEAA, from the coding sequence ATGGCCGAAGAGCGCAACATCGGCGAGGACAGCGGCGCGGCGGCAGCGATCGGGACGCCCGCCCCGACCGGCACCGAAAGCTGGACCGCCGCCGCCGCCAAGGAGGTGAAGGGCCGCGACCTGACGTGGCGCACCCCCGAGGGGATCGACGTCAAGCCGCTCTACACCCCCGCCGACGTCGAGGGCTGGGACCCCGGCCTGCCCGGCTTCGCGCCGTTCGCGCGCGGGGTGCGCGCGTCGATGTATGCCGGGCGGCCGTGGACGATCCGCCAATATGCGGGCTTCTCGACCGCCGAGGAATCGAACGCTTTCTACCACCGCAACCTGAAGGCGGGGCAGAAGGGGCTGTCAGTCGCGTTCGATCTGGCGACGCATCGCGGGTACGACAGCGACCATCCGCGCGTCACCGGCGACGTCGGCAAGGCGGGTGTGGCGATCGACACCGTCGAGGACATGAAGATCCTGTTCGACGGCATCCCGCTCGACGAAATGTCGGTGAGCATGACGATGAACGGCGCGGTGATCCCGATCCTCGCCTTCTTCATCGTCGCGGGTGAAGAACAGGGCGTCGACCGGAAATTGCTCGACGGGACCATCCAGAACGACATTCTGAAGGAGTTCATGGTCCGCAACACCTATATCTACCCGCCCGAACCGTCGATGCGGATCATCTCCGACATCTTCGCCTATACCTCGGCGGAGATGCCCAAGTTCAACAGCATCTCGATCTCCGGCTATCACATGCAGGAAGCCGGGGCGACGCAGGTGCAGGAACTGGCCTTCACCATCGCCGACGGCATGGAATATGTGAAATACGGGGTCGCATCGGGGCTCGACATCGACAAGTTCGCCGGGCGGCTGAGCTTCTTCTTCGCGATCGGCATGAACTTCTTCATGGAGATTGCCAAGCTGCGCGCCGCGCGGGTGCTGTGGCACCGGGTCATGACCGAACTCGGCGCGAAGGACGAGCGCAGCAAGATGCTGCGCACGCACTGCCAGACCAGCGGCGTCTCGCTGACCGAGCAGGATCCTTACAACAACGTCATGCGCACGACGATCGAGGCGATGGCGGCGATGCTCGGCGGCACGCAATCGCTGCACACCAACGCGCTGGACGAGGCGATCGCGCTGCCGACCGATTTCTCCGCCCGGATCGCGCGCAACACGCAATTGGTGATCCAGGAAGAGACGGGGATGACCAACGTCGTCGATCCGCTCGGCGGCAGTTATTATGTCGAGGCGCTGACCAAGCGGCTGGTCGACGATGCCTGGACGATCATCGAGCGTGTCGAGCGCGAGGGCGGGATGGCCAAGGCGGTCGCGGCGGGCTGGCCCAAGGCGATGATCGAGGAAGCGAGCGCAGCGCGCGCGGCGCGCGTCGATCGCGGCGAGGACGTGATCGTCGGCGTCAACAAATACCGCAAGGAGAATGAAGACCCGGTCGAGATCCTCGCGATCGACAATCACGCCGTCCGCGATGCGCAGGTGCGTCGTATTCGGGAGGTGAAGGCGGCGCGCGACGAGGCGAAGGCACGCGCGGCGCTCGACGCATTGCGCGACGGCGCGCGCGGCGACGCGAACCTGCTCGCGCTCGCGGTCGATTGCGCGCGCGCCCGCGCCACGCTCGGCGAGATTTCCTCGGCGATGGAGGAGGTGTTCGGCCGCTACGGTACGCAGCCGACGCCGGTGAAGGGCGTCTACGGCGGCGCCTATACCGACGACGCGCGCTGGACGCGGCTCGAGGACGGCGTCGCCGCCACCGAGCGGCGGCTGGGGCGCAAGCCGCGAATGCTGGTCGCGAAGATGGGGCAGGACGGTCACGACCGCGGTGCCAATCTGGTCAGCAGCATGTTCGGCGATCTCGGGTTCGAGATCGTGCCCGGCCCGCTGTTCCAGACCCCGGAGGAAGCCGCGAAGCTGGCGCTGGAGAAGGATGTCGATGTCGTCGGCGCCTCCAGTCTGGCGGCCGGGCACAAGACGCTGATCCCCGAACTGATCGGGCATCTGCGCGATGCTGGCCGCGCCGATATCAAGGTGATCGCGGGCGGGGTGATCCCCGCGCAGGATTATCAGGCGCTGTTCGATGCGGGCGTGCAGGCGATCTTCGGGCCGGGCACCAATCTGATCACGGCGGCGGAGGAAGTGTTGCGGCTGCTCGGCCACAACATGCCCCCGCAGGGAGAAGCGGCATGA
- a CDS encoding lysozyme inhibitor LprI family protein, with translation MAASLLSTPATAQTQADMNAQAAASYKTADAAMNAQWPRTYAAMKRHDAGDTTRGGGFGYAAATLASQRAWLTFRDKQCTIEGGEFAGGSLQPMARLQCLARLTKERTTQLKDLMWQR, from the coding sequence TTGGCAGCATCGCTGCTGTCCACCCCCGCCACCGCCCAGACCCAGGCCGACATGAACGCGCAGGCCGCCGCCAGCTACAAGACCGCCGACGCGGCGATGAACGCGCAATGGCCGCGCACCTATGCCGCGATGAAGCGTCACGACGCGGGCGATACCACGCGCGGCGGCGGCTTCGGCTATGCCGCGGCGACGCTCGCCAGCCAGCGCGCATGGCTGACGTTCCGCGACAAACAGTGCACGATCGAAGGTGGCGAGTTCGCCGGCGGCTCGCTCCAGCCGATGGCGCGCTTGCAGTGTCTGGCGCGGCTGACCAAGGAGCGCACCACGCAATTGAAGGACCTGATGTGGCAACGCTGA
- the bioB gene encoding biotin synthase BioB: protein MATLIETTTRNDWTREEIADLFDLPFDELMYRAQTVHRAHHAPSEVQLCTLLSIKTGGCPEDCGYCSQSVAAESGVKATKLMDVQAVLQRAAEAKDAGSQRFCMGAAWRNPKDRDMDAIIQMIEGVRGMGMETCMTLGMLTPEQAQRLGEAGLDYYNHNIDTSPERYADVITTRTFGERLDTLENVRSAGINVCCGGIVGMGETRSDRVGFVHALATLPRHPESVPVNALVPVKGTVLGDMLADTPLAKIDDIEFVRTVAVARITMPLSMVRLSAGRESMGEATQALCFMAGANSIFTGDKLLTAGNRGDSADTALFAKLGVRPMEAPEPMRVFEAAE from the coding sequence GTGGCAACGCTGATCGAGACGACGACCCGCAACGACTGGACGCGCGAGGAAATCGCCGACCTGTTCGACCTGCCGTTCGACGAGTTGATGTACCGCGCGCAGACCGTCCACCGCGCGCATCACGCGCCCTCGGAGGTGCAGCTCTGCACGCTCCTGTCGATCAAGACCGGCGGCTGCCCGGAGGATTGCGGCTATTGCTCGCAATCGGTCGCGGCGGAGAGCGGGGTCAAGGCGACCAAGCTGATGGACGTGCAGGCGGTGCTCCAGCGTGCCGCCGAGGCCAAGGACGCCGGCTCGCAGCGCTTCTGCATGGGCGCGGCGTGGCGCAACCCCAAGGACCGCGACATGGATGCGATCATCCAGATGATCGAGGGCGTGCGCGGCATGGGGATGGAAACCTGCATGACGCTGGGGATGCTGACGCCGGAGCAGGCGCAGCGGCTGGGCGAGGCGGGCCTCGACTATTACAACCACAATATCGACACCTCGCCCGAGCGTTACGCCGACGTCATCACGACGCGAACGTTCGGCGAGCGGCTCGACACGCTGGAGAATGTCCGCTCGGCGGGGATCAACGTCTGCTGCGGCGGGATCGTCGGCATGGGTGAGACGCGTTCGGATCGCGTCGGCTTCGTCCATGCGCTGGCGACCTTGCCGCGTCACCCGGAGAGCGTGCCGGTCAACGCGCTGGTGCCGGTCAAGGGTACGGTGCTCGGCGACATGCTCGCCGACACGCCGCTCGCCAAGATCGACGACATCGAGTTCGTCCGCACCGTCGCGGTCGCGCGGATCACGATGCCGCTCAGCATGGTGCGGCTGTCGGCCGGGCGCGAGAGCATGGGCGAGGCGACGCAGGCGCTCTGCTTCATGGCTGGCGCGAACTCGATCTTCACCGGCGACAAACTGCTGACCGCGGGCAATCGCGGCGACAGCGCGGATACGGCGCTGTTCGCGAAACTTGGCGTGCGACCGATGGAAGCGCCCGAGCCGATGCGGGTGTTCGAGGCCGCGGAGTAG
- a CDS encoding DUF2442 domain-containing protein — protein sequence MREQEVSDVRFDDASLIVDLMDGRTIAVPLARYPRLLHASPAQRAGWEKAGAGYGIHWPDIDEDLSTDGLLRGVPAARAN from the coding sequence ATGCGCGAGCAAGAGGTTTCGGACGTCCGGTTCGACGACGCCAGCCTGATCGTCGACCTCATGGACGGGCGCACGATCGCCGTGCCGCTCGCCCGGTATCCGCGGCTGCTGCACGCCAGCCCGGCGCAGCGCGCCGGTTGGGAGAAGGCGGGGGCGGGGTACGGCATCCACTGGCCGGATATCGACGAAGACCTGAGTACGGACGGCTTGCTGCGCGGCGTCCCGGCGGCACGCGCGAACTGA
- a CDS encoding acetyl/propionyl/methylcrotonyl-CoA carboxylase subunit alpha: protein MFKKILVANRGEIACRVFRTAKKMGIATVAVYSDADARSPHVLMADEAVRLGPAPAADSYLKAELILLAARETGADCIHPGYGFLSERESFARACAEAGIAFVGPPPNAIAAMGDKIESKKLAKAAGVNVVPGYLGEIADTDEAVRIASEIGFPVMMKASAGGGGKGMRLAWSEQDVRDGFEATKREGLASFGDDRVFIEKFIESPRHIEIQLLGDQHGNIVYLNERECSIQRRHQKVVEEAPSPFVTPQMRRAMGEQAVALARAVGYYSAGTVELIVSGADTTGESFYFLEMNTRLQVEHPVTEEITGLDLVEQMIRVAAGETLSFGQEDVRLDGWSIENRVYAEDPYRGFLPSIGRLVRYAPPSTTTDDPSSPRRRGSRTHVVDGAETSAGLDSRLRGNDDAGDGNAVRIRVDDGVAEGGEVSMFYDPMIAKLVTWAPTREAAIDAQVAALDAFTIEGPGTNLHFLSALMQHPRFRSGNITTGFIAEEYPDGFHGAPAAPALLTTLAAIGAVAAHAQVTRARLVDGQLGHVLSAPSDWIARVDGHDHAVTIRDGRVTVDGTPLDAAIDYTPGAPTAQVDGDDPLSVAITKGRDGFTLTARGARHKVRVLPAHVAPYAAHLIEKVPPDLSKFLIAPMPGLLVRLDVAAGDRVEAGQALAVVEAMKMENILRAEKSGIVAAVKAQAGDSLAVDQVILELE, encoded by the coding sequence TTGTTCAAGAAGATCCTGGTCGCCAATCGTGGCGAGATCGCCTGCCGGGTGTTCCGCACCGCCAAGAAGATGGGCATCGCCACCGTCGCGGTCTATTCGGATGCCGATGCGCGCAGCCCGCATGTGCTGATGGCGGACGAGGCGGTGCGGCTCGGGCCGGCGCCGGCGGCGGACAGCTATCTCAAGGCGGAGCTGATCCTGCTCGCCGCCAGGGAGACCGGCGCGGACTGCATCCACCCCGGTTACGGCTTCCTCTCCGAACGCGAGAGCTTTGCGCGCGCCTGCGCCGAGGCCGGGATCGCCTTCGTCGGCCCGCCGCCGAACGCGATCGCCGCGATGGGCGACAAGATCGAGTCGAAGAAGCTCGCCAAGGCGGCGGGCGTCAACGTCGTCCCCGGCTATCTCGGTGAGATCGCCGACACCGACGAGGCGGTGCGGATCGCGTCCGAGATCGGCTTCCCGGTGATGATGAAGGCCAGCGCGGGCGGCGGTGGCAAGGGGATGCGGCTGGCGTGGAGCGAGCAGGACGTCCGCGACGGCTTCGAGGCGACCAAGCGCGAGGGGCTGGCGAGCTTCGGCGACGACCGGGTGTTCATCGAAAAGTTCATCGAGAGCCCGCGCCATATCGAAATCCAGCTGCTCGGCGATCAGCACGGCAACATCGTCTATCTCAACGAACGCGAATGCTCGATCCAGCGCCGCCACCAGAAGGTGGTCGAGGAAGCACCGTCGCCGTTCGTCACCCCGCAGATGCGTCGCGCGATGGGCGAGCAGGCGGTCGCGCTGGCTCGTGCGGTCGGCTATTACAGCGCGGGCACGGTCGAGCTGATCGTCTCGGGCGCGGATACGACCGGCGAGAGCTTCTACTTCCTCGAAATGAACACCCGGCTGCAGGTCGAACATCCGGTGACCGAGGAGATCACCGGGCTCGATCTGGTCGAGCAGATGATCCGGGTGGCGGCGGGCGAGACGCTGTCGTTCGGGCAGGAAGACGTTCGGCTCGACGGCTGGTCGATCGAGAATCGCGTCTATGCCGAGGACCCGTATCGCGGCTTCCTGCCGAGCATCGGGCGGCTGGTGCGCTACGCGCCGCCTTCGACCACCACCGACGACCCGTCATCCCCGCGCAGGCGGGGATCCAGAACCCATGTCGTCGATGGGGCCGAGACGTCGGCGGGTCTGGATTCCCGTCTTCGCGGGAATGACGATGCGGGTGACGGGAACGCGGTGCGCATCCGCGTCGACGACGGCGTCGCGGAGGGCGGCGAGGTCAGCATGTTCTACGACCCGATGATCGCCAAGCTGGTGACATGGGCTCCCACCCGCGAAGCGGCGATCGACGCGCAGGTCGCCGCGCTCGACGCCTTCACGATCGAAGGGCCGGGGACCAACCTCCATTTCCTGTCGGCGCTGATGCAGCACCCGCGCTTCCGCTCGGGCAACATCACCACCGGCTTCATCGCCGAGGAATATCCGGATGGGTTCCACGGCGCGCCCGCCGCACCCGCGCTGCTGACGACGCTCGCCGCGATCGGCGCGGTTGCGGCGCATGCGCAGGTGACCCGCGCGCGGCTGGTCGACGGGCAGCTCGGCCACGTCCTGTCGGCGCCGAGCGACTGGATCGCCCGCGTCGATGGGCACGATCATGCCGTGACGATCCGCGACGGCCGCGTCACCGTCGACGGCACCCCGCTCGATGCCGCGATCGACTACACCCCCGGCGCGCCCACCGCGCAGGTGGACGGCGACGATCCGCTCTCCGTCGCGATCACCAAGGGCCGCGACGGGTTCACGCTCACCGCACGTGGCGCGCGTCACAAGGTGCGCGTCCTGCCGGCGCATGTCGCGCCTTATGCCGCGCATCTGATCGAGAAGGTCCCGCCCGACCTGTCGAAGTTCCTGATCGCGCCGATGCCGGGGCTGCTCGTCCGGCTCGACGTTGCGGCGGGCGACCGCGTCGAGGCCGGGCAGGCGCTGGCAGTGGTCGAGGCGATGAAGATGGAGAACATCCTGCGGGCCGAGAAATCCGGTATCGTCGCTGCGGTAAAGGCGCAGGCCGGTGACAGTCTGGCGGTCGATCAGGTCATTCTCGAGCTGGAATGA
- a CDS encoding efflux transporter outer membrane subunit, translating to MRRVLLCTTMALAAAGCTVGPDYRPPAAAELAVPAGYSVRGAPTPEDLTRWWQRFDDPVLGQLVEQASAANTDVAQAVARLRQAREALVQSRSNLLPTISGNTGYSRSETLRGGGQTITLPDGTVQNIGGGGGANNFSLGGSASYQLGLFGEVRRTIEASRAQYESSGFDYAAALLTVQQETAQNYILARLYQQQLANARASLALQEDNLEIAGFRLQAGLVSSLDQEQARQQRAQTAATIPTLEQQYNAAVSRLGVLTAQAPGALKPLLAEVRAIPTGTPPAGIGIPADVLRQRPDVRAAERALAAATAQIGVAQAALYPNFAFSGNINARANTVGSLLDTVTGGLFAGLTQAIFNGGRLRSQVRGQEAAADAALAAYKGTVLTALEDVENAVVALDTADRRERELSVAFDAAGNAALLSREQYRSGLSDFTTLSQQEATLLTTRNSAAQARADEATALVQLFAALGGGWDSTTVPTAPPRVAPAPTLAQPAPTPASTNGNP from the coding sequence ATGAGGCGCGTTCTTCTCTGCACGACGATGGCGCTGGCGGCTGCCGGCTGCACCGTCGGCCCCGATTATCGTCCGCCCGCCGCTGCCGAGCTGGCCGTGCCCGCCGGCTATTCGGTGCGCGGCGCGCCGACGCCCGAGGATCTGACGCGCTGGTGGCAACGCTTCGACGATCCGGTGCTCGGACAGTTGGTCGAGCAGGCGTCGGCCGCGAACACCGATGTCGCGCAGGCGGTGGCGCGGTTGCGGCAGGCGCGCGAGGCGCTGGTGCAGAGCCGGTCGAACCTGTTGCCGACGATCAGCGGCAACACCGGCTACAGCCGCTCGGAGACGCTGCGCGGCGGCGGGCAGACGATTACGCTCCCCGATGGCACCGTCCAGAACATCGGCGGCGGGGGCGGGGCCAACAACTTCTCGCTCGGCGGCAGCGCTTCCTACCAGCTCGGGCTGTTCGGTGAGGTGCGCCGCACGATCGAGGCCAGCCGTGCGCAATATGAATCGTCGGGGTTCGACTATGCCGCCGCGCTGCTGACCGTCCAGCAGGAAACCGCGCAGAACTACATCCTCGCGCGGCTCTACCAGCAGCAGCTCGCCAATGCCCGCGCCAGCCTGGCGTTGCAGGAGGACAATCTCGAGATCGCGGGCTTCCGCCTTCAGGCCGGGCTCGTCTCGTCGCTCGATCAGGAGCAGGCGCGGCAGCAGCGTGCGCAGACCGCCGCGACGATCCCGACGCTCGAACAACAATATAACGCCGCAGTGTCGCGGCTCGGCGTGCTGACCGCGCAGGCGCCCGGCGCGCTCAAGCCGTTGCTGGCCGAGGTCCGCGCGATCCCGACCGGGACCCCGCCCGCCGGGATCGGCATCCCCGCCGACGTGCTCCGCCAGCGCCCCGACGTGCGCGCCGCCGAACGCGCGCTTGCCGCGGCCACCGCGCAGATCGGCGTCGCGCAGGCGGCGCTCTATCCGAACTTCGCGTTCAGTGGGAACATCAACGCGCGCGCCAACACCGTCGGCTCGCTGCTCGACACCGTCACCGGCGGCTTGTTCGCCGGGTTGACGCAGGCGATCTTCAACGGTGGCCGGCTGCGTAGCCAGGTGCGCGGTCAGGAGGCCGCGGCCGACGCCGCGCTTGCCGCCTATAAAGGTACGGTGCTCACCGCGCTCGAGGACGTCGAGAATGCGGTCGTCGCGCTCGACACCGCCGATCGTCGCGAGCGCGAGCTGTCGGTCGCGTTCGACGCCGCCGGCAACGCCGCCTTGCTGTCGCGCGAACAATATCGCAGCGGGTTGAGCGACTTCACGACACTCAGCCAGCAGGAGGCGACGCTGCTCACCACCCGCAACAGCGCGGCACAGGCACGTGCCGACGAGGCGACCGCGCTGGTGCAGCTCTTCGCCGCGCTCGGCGGCGGCTGGGACAGCACGACGGTGCCGACCGCCCCGCCGCGGGTCGCTCCTGCGCCGACGCTCGCCCAACCGGCTCCGACGCCCGCCTCCACCAACGGAAATCCCTGA